Proteins encoded within one genomic window of Amorphoplanes friuliensis DSM 7358:
- a CDS encoding LutB/LldF family L-lactate oxidation iron-sulfur protein: MSTFLGMPATAPRGVGNLRGDESFPAAARKALGNDQLRRNLGHATTTIRAKSGAVIGELPDWQELRSAGSALKAATMARLPELLLQLEENVTRAGGVVHWAADANEANRIVTELVRATGEQRVIKVKSMATQEIGLNEALEEAGIEPIETDLAELIVQLGNDKPSHILVPAIHRNRSEIREIFLREMPGVDPALTDEPVVLAGAARRYLRETFLSTKVAVSGANFAIADTGTLVVLESEGNGRMCLTLPETLITVMGIEKLVPTWQDLEVFLQLLPRASTGERMNPYTSMWTGVTPGDGPQSFHLVLLDNGRSAVLADEVGRQALHCIRCSACLNVCPVYERTGGHAYGSVYPGPIGAVLSPQLTGVEDNASLPYASSLCGACFDACPVKIDIPSILVHLRNEVPHPRTERAAMAAAAYTMDHPKLYAAAQHAAKLTKLAGHRLPPPLNGWTASRDLPEPPPETFRDWWAKR, translated from the coding sequence ATGAGCACGTTCCTGGGGATGCCGGCGACTGCGCCGCGGGGTGTGGGGAATCTGCGCGGTGACGAGTCGTTCCCGGCGGCCGCTCGCAAGGCGCTCGGGAACGATCAGCTGCGCCGCAACCTCGGTCATGCCACGACGACGATCCGCGCGAAGTCCGGTGCGGTCATCGGCGAGCTGCCCGACTGGCAGGAACTGCGGTCGGCCGGGTCGGCGCTGAAGGCCGCGACCATGGCCCGGCTGCCCGAGCTCCTGCTGCAGCTGGAGGAGAACGTCACCCGAGCCGGCGGTGTGGTGCACTGGGCCGCCGACGCCAACGAGGCCAACCGCATCGTCACCGAACTGGTCCGGGCGACCGGCGAGCAGCGCGTCATCAAGGTCAAGTCGATGGCGACGCAGGAGATCGGGCTCAACGAGGCTCTGGAAGAAGCCGGGATCGAGCCGATCGAGACGGACCTGGCCGAGCTGATCGTGCAGCTCGGCAACGACAAACCGAGCCACATTCTTGTACCCGCGATCCACCGCAACCGGTCGGAGATCCGTGAGATCTTCCTGCGGGAGATGCCGGGTGTCGATCCGGCGCTGACCGACGAACCGGTCGTGCTGGCGGGCGCGGCACGGCGCTATCTGCGCGAGACGTTCCTGAGCACGAAGGTCGCGGTGTCCGGGGCGAACTTCGCGATCGCCGACACCGGGACGCTGGTGGTGCTCGAGTCCGAGGGCAACGGGCGGATGTGCCTGACGCTGCCGGAAACGCTGATCACGGTCATGGGCATCGAAAAACTCGTACCGACCTGGCAGGACCTCGAGGTGTTCCTGCAACTGCTGCCGCGGGCGTCGACCGGCGAGCGGATGAACCCGTACACGTCGATGTGGACCGGGGTGACACCCGGCGACGGGCCGCAGAGTTTCCACCTCGTGCTGCTCGACAACGGCCGCAGTGCCGTCCTCGCCGACGAGGTGGGGCGGCAGGCGCTGCACTGCATCCGGTGCTCGGCGTGCCTCAACGTGTGCCCGGTCTACGAGCGGACGGGCGGGCACGCGTACGGGTCGGTGTATCCGGGGCCGATCGGCGCAGTGCTGTCGCCGCAGCTGACCGGGGTGGAGGACAACGCTTCGCTGCCGTACGCGTCGTCGCTGTGCGGTGCGTGCTTCGACGCGTGCCCGGTCAAGATCGATATCCCGTCGATCCTGGTGCATCTGCGCAACGAGGTGCCACATCCGCGTACGGAAAGAGCGGCGATGGCGGCCGCCGCGTACACGATGGACCACCCCAAGTTGTACGCGGCCGCGCAGCACGCCGCGAAGCTGACCAAACTGGCCGGGCACCGGCTGCCACCACCGTTGAACGGCTGGACCGCGAGCCGTGACCTGCCCGAACCCCCACCGGAGACCTTCCGCGACTGGTGGGCGAAACGATGA
- a CDS encoding LutC/YkgG family protein gives MSSRDVVLGRIRAALGDDAAPPAGIPRDYRRGDQPADLDLLVHRLEDYKAVVHRGVSVAETVAALAPDPLIVPPGINPDWLPAGVEVLHDDGLSADVLAVAGGVLTAATVAVAETGTIVLDGSPDQGRRVISLLPDLHICVVRADQVVASVPEALTRLAPQRPLTWISGPSATSDIELNRVEGVHGPRRLHVILLEASDHE, from the coding sequence ATGAGCAGCCGTGACGTGGTGCTGGGCCGGATCCGGGCCGCACTGGGCGACGACGCCGCGCCGCCCGCCGGGATCCCGCGGGACTATCGCCGCGGCGACCAGCCGGCCGACCTCGATCTGCTCGTGCACCGGCTGGAGGACTACAAGGCCGTGGTGCACCGCGGTGTGTCGGTGGCGGAGACCGTGGCCGCGCTGGCGCCCGACCCGCTGATCGTGCCGCCCGGCATCAACCCGGACTGGCTGCCCGCCGGTGTCGAGGTGTTGCACGACGACGGCTTGAGCGCGGACGTGCTGGCGGTCGCCGGGGGAGTGCTCACCGCCGCAACCGTGGCGGTGGCCGAGACGGGCACGATCGTGCTCGACGGTTCACCCGATCAGGGGCGCCGGGTCATCTCGTTGCTGCCTGACCTGCACATCTGTGTGGTCCGCGCCGATCAGGTGGTGGCTTCCGTGCCCGAGGCGCTCACCCGGCTGGCCCCGCAGCGGCCGCTCACCTGGATCAGCGGCCCGTCCGCCACCAGCGACATCGAACTCAACCGCGTCGAGGGCGTCCACGGCCCGCGGCGTCTGCACGTCATTCTTCTGGAGGCGTCCGACCATGAGTGA
- a CDS encoding ABC transporter ATP-binding protein, translating to MTEAISVAGLTKNFGRTRALTGLDLSIRTGEVHGFLGPNGAGKTTTIRILLGLMRPDGGTASLLGGDPWADATELHKRLAYVPGDVTLWPTLSGGEVIDLLGRLRGGLDPRRRDELLERFALDPRKKGRTYSKGNRQKVALVAALASDVELLILDEPTSGLDPLMEEVFREVIREERRRDRTVLLSSHILSEVEALCDRITIVREGRTVETGTLTDMRHLMRTSIEAELTGPVDGLATLPGVHDLRVEDHRVRFDVDTDSLEPALQKLVGAGVRSLVSQPPSLEELFLRQYRQEPVR from the coding sequence ATGACCGAGGCGATCAGCGTCGCCGGGCTCACCAAGAACTTCGGGCGCACCCGGGCTCTCACCGGGCTCGACCTGAGCATCCGGACGGGCGAGGTGCACGGTTTTCTGGGGCCCAACGGCGCCGGGAAGACGACCACCATCCGGATCCTGCTCGGGCTGATGCGGCCGGACGGCGGCACCGCCTCGCTGCTCGGCGGTGATCCCTGGGCCGACGCGACGGAGCTGCACAAACGGCTCGCCTACGTGCCGGGTGACGTCACGCTGTGGCCGACGCTGTCCGGGGGCGAGGTCATCGATCTGCTCGGCCGGCTGCGCGGTGGTCTCGACCCGCGGCGGCGCGACGAGTTGCTCGAGCGGTTTGCTCTGGACCCGCGCAAGAAGGGCCGGACCTACTCGAAGGGCAACCGGCAGAAGGTCGCCCTGGTCGCCGCGCTGGCCTCCGACGTGGAGCTGCTGATCCTCGACGAGCCGACCTCCGGGCTCGACCCGCTGATGGAGGAGGTGTTCCGGGAGGTCATCCGCGAGGAGCGGCGGCGCGACCGGACCGTGCTGCTCTCCAGCCACATCCTCTCCGAGGTCGAGGCGCTCTGCGACCGGATCACGATCGTCCGCGAGGGCCGGACCGTCGAGACCGGAACGCTCACCGACATGCGGCACCTGATGCGGACCTCGATCGAGGCCGAGCTCACCGGGCCGGTCGACGGGCTGGCCACCCTGCCGGGCGTGCACGACCTGCGCGTCGAGGACCACAGGGTGCGTTTTGACGTCGACACCGACTCGCTCGAGCCCGCCCTGCAGAAGCTGGTCGGGGCCGGAGTGCGCAGCCTGGTCAGCCAACCGCCGTCGCTGGAGGAGCTGTTCCTCCGGCAGTACAGGCAGGAGCCGGTGCGATGA
- a CDS encoding TetR/AcrR family transcriptional regulator, whose translation MSSDLTARARIRDSAIRLFAEKGIVPTTIRDIAHEAQVSSGLLRHHFGSKDGLRDACDEFALGRMTVIRTAMIARGGMADAAFVGTVHPESMLLQRYLVRSMMDGSASATAMFEKLVEVGEQWLADQPIESKDPRVYATALVAMQMGMFMMRDQMAQVLGVDLNQPANHARLLRATVEIFAQPLLDPTQADQAYVTLDRLTAAEES comes from the coding sequence GTGAGTAGCGATCTGACCGCGCGAGCGCGCATCCGGGATTCGGCCATCCGCCTGTTCGCGGAGAAGGGGATCGTCCCCACCACCATCCGTGACATTGCGCACGAGGCGCAGGTCTCCTCGGGGCTGCTCCGGCACCATTTCGGATCCAAGGACGGGCTGCGCGACGCGTGCGACGAGTTTGCGCTGGGCCGGATGACCGTGATCCGGACCGCGATGATCGCTCGCGGTGGGATGGCCGACGCGGCTTTTGTCGGGACGGTGCATCCCGAGTCGATGCTGCTGCAGCGTTATCTGGTGCGGTCCATGATGGACGGCTCGGCGTCGGCGACCGCGATGTTCGAGAAGCTGGTCGAGGTCGGCGAGCAGTGGCTCGCCGATCAGCCCATCGAGAGCAAGGATCCGCGCGTCTACGCGACCGCCCTCGTCGCCATGCAGATGGGGATGTTCATGATGCGCGACCAGATGGCCCAGGTCCTCGGCGTTGATCTGAACCAGCCTGCGAACCACGCGCGGCTGCTGCGCGCCACCGTGGAGATCTTCGCCCAGCCGTTGCTCGATCCCACCCAGGCCGATCAGGCGTACGTGACCTTGGACCGGCTCACCGCTGCTGAGGAGTCATGA
- a CDS encoding DUF4118 domain-containing protein → MPRGRLRIYLGAAPGVGKTYTMLGEAHRRAQRGTDVVVALVETHDRTHTTAMIDGLEVLAPTPRGELDLDAVLARKPELAVVDELAHTNGPGSRHAQRWEDVDELLDAGIDVLSTVNVQHLESLNDVVAQITGVAQRETVPDAVVRAAEQVELVDMTPEALRRRVAHGNVYGPDEIDAALGNYFRAGNLTALRELALLWLADTVEDQLGRYRAEQDISATWETRERVVVALTGGPEGDTLVRRAARIANRTRGADLQAVHVMRNDGLTGADPAVLARQRVLVENLGGSYHQVAGPDIARALLDFARAVNATQIVLGASSRGRFAQLLTAGVGVTTTALAGAIDVHLVPHERAGKGTRAQRMPAALSRGRRLAGLALTLAGLPALTGLLLTLAPSLTTDILLFLMVVVAVALIGGLWPALLAAVAGSLLLNWFFTPPYGRFLIAEGDNLLALVIFVVVAVAVSWVVDQAARKTRLAAEAGADAQTLATVAGSVLRGTRPLPALLERLRETFQLTSVTLLERGEVVANVGDSACTDVAGADGAVQVDDELVMLLCGRSPAASDRRIVEAFAAQAAVALRQERLAAEAATARPLAETDRMRTALLAAVSHDLRTPLASAKAAVASLRSTEVHFDEDDRSELLETADESLERLDRLVTNLLDMSRLQAGALGVTIIGVGAEEVVPRVLDDLGPDGRAVITRIPDDLPALLTDPGLLERVLVNLVGNALRYSPADRPPVITASALGDRIELRVIDHGPGIPPDRHDDVFLPFQRLGDRDNHSGVGLGLALSRGLAEAMGGTVTPEETPGGGLTMVVTLPAG, encoded by the coding sequence ATGCCGCGCGGCCGACTACGGATCTACCTCGGTGCCGCCCCGGGTGTCGGCAAGACGTACACGATGCTGGGCGAGGCTCATCGGCGGGCGCAGCGGGGTACGGACGTGGTGGTTGCGCTGGTCGAGACGCATGACCGTACGCACACCACGGCGATGATCGACGGCTTGGAGGTGCTGGCGCCCACTCCCCGGGGCGAGCTTGATCTCGATGCGGTGCTGGCGCGTAAACCGGAGCTGGCCGTGGTGGACGAGCTTGCGCACACCAACGGGCCGGGCTCGCGTCACGCCCAGCGCTGGGAGGACGTGGACGAGCTGCTCGACGCGGGCATCGACGTGCTCAGCACGGTGAACGTCCAGCATCTGGAGTCGCTGAACGACGTGGTCGCGCAGATCACCGGTGTCGCGCAGCGGGAGACCGTGCCGGATGCGGTGGTGCGGGCAGCCGAGCAGGTCGAGCTGGTGGACATGACACCGGAGGCGCTGCGGCGGCGGGTGGCGCACGGCAACGTCTACGGGCCGGACGAGATCGACGCGGCGCTGGGGAACTACTTCCGGGCGGGCAACCTGACCGCGCTGCGGGAGCTGGCGCTGTTGTGGCTCGCGGACACTGTGGAGGACCAGCTCGGGCGGTACCGCGCCGAGCAGGACATCAGCGCCACCTGGGAGACGCGCGAACGTGTGGTTGTCGCGCTGACGGGCGGGCCCGAGGGCGACACGCTGGTCCGGCGTGCGGCGCGGATCGCGAACCGGACCAGGGGCGCGGACCTGCAGGCCGTGCACGTGATGCGCAACGACGGCCTGACCGGCGCGGATCCGGCCGTGCTGGCCCGCCAGCGGGTGCTGGTGGAGAACCTGGGCGGCAGTTATCACCAGGTCGCCGGTCCGGACATTGCGCGGGCCCTGCTCGACTTCGCCCGGGCGGTGAACGCCACCCAGATCGTGCTCGGTGCCTCCAGCCGCGGGCGGTTCGCGCAGCTGCTCACGGCTGGTGTGGGTGTCACGACGACCGCCCTCGCCGGTGCCATCGACGTGCACCTGGTCCCGCACGAACGGGCCGGGAAAGGTACGCGGGCGCAACGGATGCCGGCGGCTCTGTCCCGCGGGCGGCGGCTGGCGGGTCTTGCTCTCACGCTGGCCGGTCTACCGGCGCTGACCGGACTCCTGCTGACGCTCGCACCGTCGCTGACTACGGACATCCTGCTGTTCCTGATGGTGGTGGTCGCAGTCGCCCTGATCGGTGGGCTTTGGCCGGCGCTGCTCGCGGCCGTCGCCGGGTCGTTGCTGCTCAACTGGTTCTTCACCCCGCCGTACGGGCGCTTTCTGATCGCCGAGGGCGACAACCTGCTGGCGCTGGTGATCTTCGTGGTGGTCGCCGTCGCGGTGAGCTGGGTGGTCGATCAGGCGGCGCGGAAGACGCGGCTCGCGGCCGAGGCCGGTGCGGACGCGCAGACGCTGGCGACCGTCGCGGGCAGCGTGCTGCGCGGCACACGACCGTTGCCGGCGTTGCTGGAACGCCTGCGGGAGACGTTCCAGCTGACCTCGGTGACGTTGCTGGAACGCGGTGAGGTCGTCGCGAATGTCGGCGACAGCGCCTGCACGGACGTGGCCGGTGCTGACGGTGCGGTGCAGGTGGACGACGAGCTGGTGATGCTGCTGTGCGGGCGTTCGCCGGCCGCGTCGGACCGGCGGATCGTTGAGGCGTTCGCGGCGCAGGCCGCGGTTGCTCTGCGCCAGGAGCGTCTGGCCGCCGAGGCTGCGACGGCCCGGCCGCTGGCCGAGACGGACCGGATGCGGACCGCGCTGCTGGCGGCGGTGAGTCACGACCTGCGGACACCGCTGGCGTCGGCCAAGGCAGCGGTGGCGAGCCTGCGCAGCACGGAGGTCCACTTCGACGAGGACGACCGGTCGGAGCTGCTGGAGACGGCGGACGAGTCCCTGGAACGCCTCGACCGGCTGGTGACGAACCTGCTGGACATGAGCCGCCTGCAGGCCGGTGCGCTCGGAGTGACGATCATCGGCGTCGGCGCCGAGGAGGTCGTGCCCCGGGTCCTCGACGACCTGGGGCCGGACGGTCGTGCGGTGATCACGCGCATCCCGGACGATCTGCCGGCCCTGCTCACCGATCCCGGTCTGCTGGAGCGGGTGCTGGTCAACCTGGTCGGCAACGCGCTGCGCTACAGCCCGGCGGACCGGCCACCGGTGATCACGGCGAGTGCCCTCGGCGACCGCATCGAGCTCCGCGTGATCGACCACGGCCCGGGCATCCCGCCGGACCGTCACGACGACGTCTTTCTGCCCTTCCAGCGCCTCGGTGACCGCGACAACCACTCCGGCGTGGGTCTCGGCCTGGCACTCTCCCGCGGGCTCGCCGAGGCCATGGGCGGAACGGTCACACCGGAGGAAACCCCTGGTGGGGGCCTCACGATGGTGGTCACCCTGCCTGCCGGCTGA
- a CDS encoding ABC transporter permease yields MTGTWPLIRLILRRDRVLLPLWVVLLAVLPAAYVSSFRQLFPTAAGLDEYARVSAGNAGFVSLYGPLHGSSLGEMVAWRAGFIPVLVALFSVLTVIRHTRTDEEAGRTELIGSGVVSRHAGLAAALITTLGANLLLALFMTVVLVGQGLPATGSLLLGLGFGLTGAVFAGVAAVTAQLSGSARTARSLAMIAIAVAYVLRLAGDVSDLGTGTVAWLSWLSPIGWAQHLFPYGADVWWPAGLAVVTGATLVTASVLLASRRDVGAGLLPTRPGPAQAAPGLRSPLALAWRLQRGLLTAWIVGFALLGLVFGGVAQSIATLADDSAGLAEIFARLGGASGVVDSFLVGILGFLGLFAAAFAVQAMLRMRDEESTGHAELVLTTGVSRYRWVLSHLVFALLGPALALLVGGAVTGLVHGLAVHDVSGQLGAVLGGAAAQIPAVWVLAGVAAGLFGLLPRLAPLAWGALGVCVLVLLVGATLQLDQWVLDISPFTHVPHLPGGRASALPLVVLTVIAVVLGAAGLAGFRRRDVPAT; encoded by the coding sequence ATGACCGGCACCTGGCCGCTGATCCGGCTGATCCTGCGCCGCGACCGGGTGCTGCTGCCGCTCTGGGTCGTGCTGCTCGCGGTGCTCCCGGCCGCTTACGTGTCCTCGTTCCGGCAGCTCTTCCCGACCGCCGCCGGCCTGGACGAGTACGCCCGGGTCAGCGCCGGCAACGCCGGATTTGTGTCGCTCTACGGGCCGCTGCACGGGTCCAGCCTCGGTGAGATGGTGGCCTGGCGGGCCGGTTTCATCCCCGTGCTGGTCGCGCTGTTCAGCGTGCTCACGGTCATCAGGCACACGCGTACGGACGAGGAGGCCGGGCGCACCGAGCTGATCGGCTCCGGCGTCGTCTCCCGGCACGCCGGACTGGCCGCTGCCCTGATCACGACGCTCGGCGCCAACCTGCTGCTGGCGCTGTTCATGACCGTCGTGCTGGTCGGTCAAGGGCTGCCCGCGACCGGATCCCTGCTGCTGGGGCTCGGTTTCGGTCTGACGGGGGCCGTTTTTGCCGGCGTCGCCGCGGTGACCGCACAGCTGTCCGGCAGCGCCCGGACCGCACGCTCACTGGCAATGATCGCGATCGCCGTGGCCTACGTGCTGCGTCTGGCCGGCGACGTCAGCGACCTCGGCACGGGAACCGTCGCGTGGCTGTCCTGGCTGTCGCCGATCGGCTGGGCCCAGCACCTGTTCCCGTACGGTGCGGACGTCTGGTGGCCGGCGGGTCTGGCTGTGGTGACCGGTGCGACGCTGGTGACGGCGTCCGTGCTGCTCGCATCGCGGCGTGATGTCGGCGCCGGTCTGCTGCCCACCCGGCCCGGACCGGCACAGGCCGCGCCGGGTCTGCGGTCGCCGCTGGCCCTGGCGTGGCGGCTGCAGCGAGGGCTGCTCACGGCCTGGATCGTCGGGTTTGCGCTGCTCGGGCTGGTCTTCGGCGGCGTCGCGCAGAGCATCGCCACGCTGGCCGACGACAGTGCCGGTCTCGCGGAGATCTTCGCCCGGCTGGGCGGAGCCTCGGGAGTGGTCGACAGCTTCCTGGTCGGGATCCTCGGCTTCCTCGGGCTCTTCGCCGCCGCATTCGCCGTGCAGGCGATGCTGCGGATGCGGGACGAGGAGAGCACCGGCCACGCCGAGCTGGTGCTGACCACCGGGGTGAGCCGCTACCGCTGGGTCCTGAGCCACCTGGTCTTCGCCCTGCTCGGGCCGGCGCTGGCGCTGCTGGTCGGCGGGGCGGTCACCGGGCTCGTGCACGGTCTCGCCGTCCACGACGTGAGTGGTCAGCTGGGTGCCGTGCTCGGCGGTGCCGCGGCGCAGATACCGGCGGTCTGGGTGCTCGCCGGGGTGGCGGCCGGGCTCTTCGGGCTGCTGCCGCGACTGGCCCCACTGGCCTGGGGTGCGCTGGGTGTCTGCGTGCTCGTGCTGCTGGTCGGGGCGACGTTGCAGCTGGATCAGTGGGTGCTGGACATCTCGCCGTTCACGCACGTCCCGCACCTGCCCGGCGGCCGTGCTTCTGCCCTGCCGCTCGTGGTGCTGACCGTGATCGCAGTGGTGCTGGGTGCGGCCGGGCTGGCCGGCTTCCGGCGGCGTGACGTGCCGGCGACCTGA
- a CDS encoding L-fucose/L-arabinose isomerase family protein codes for MSDLLPAKQRRKTRIGLVAGGLGTYWPQFPDLLPQLQESARYVSQRFQDMDAEVTDVGFISDAQEGAVAAEKLRQADCDLIVLFLTTYLTASMVLPIAQRANTPVLVIDLQPTEKMDHASFDTGAWLAYCGQCPVPEMGNTFRRAGIPFRSVSGWLRQESAWQRIGQWIRAAHVRAALRHARHGLMGHLYPGMLDVSTDLTLLPVTFGSHVEVLEFDDLRQRVEKVTESETKERMDLARQIFTLDDTVQEEDFAWGATVSVALDRLVDDFELDSIAYYHRGLDGEQHERLGAGMILGASLLTARGIPATGEYELRTTVAQLATQAVGAGGSFCELQALNFEDNVVEMGHDGPAHLAVGARDPLLRGLGVYHGKRGWGVSVEFDVRPGPVTLLGLGQDRDGSLSFIAAEGTVVPGPLLAIGNTTSRVDFGRDPGEWVDEWSASGVGHHWSLSLDHRAADYKAAASLLGIEFRQV; via the coding sequence ATGAGTGATCTGCTCCCGGCCAAGCAGCGGCGTAAGACGCGGATCGGGCTGGTGGCCGGCGGGCTCGGCACGTACTGGCCGCAGTTCCCCGACCTGTTGCCGCAGTTGCAGGAGTCCGCGCGGTACGTCTCGCAGCGGTTCCAGGACATGGACGCCGAGGTGACCGACGTCGGCTTCATCTCCGACGCGCAGGAGGGTGCCGTCGCCGCCGAGAAGCTGCGGCAGGCTGACTGCGACCTCATCGTGCTGTTCCTGACGACGTACTTGACCGCTTCGATGGTGCTGCCGATCGCGCAGCGGGCCAACACTCCGGTGCTGGTCATCGACCTGCAGCCGACCGAGAAGATGGATCACGCGTCGTTCGACACGGGAGCCTGGCTCGCGTACTGCGGGCAGTGCCCGGTACCGGAGATGGGCAACACGTTCCGGCGGGCCGGGATCCCGTTCCGGTCGGTCTCCGGCTGGCTGCGGCAGGAGTCGGCCTGGCAGCGAATCGGGCAGTGGATCCGGGCTGCGCACGTCCGCGCCGCGCTGCGGCACGCGCGGCACGGTCTGATGGGCCACCTGTACCCGGGGATGCTCGACGTCTCCACCGACCTGACGCTGCTGCCGGTGACGTTCGGCTCGCACGTCGAGGTGCTGGAGTTCGACGACCTGCGGCAGCGCGTCGAGAAGGTCACCGAGTCCGAGACCAAGGAACGGATGGACCTCGCCCGCCAGATCTTCACGCTCGACGACACCGTCCAGGAGGAGGACTTCGCCTGGGGCGCGACGGTGTCCGTCGCCCTGGACCGGCTGGTCGACGACTTCGAGCTCGACAGCATCGCGTACTACCACCGCGGGCTCGACGGTGAGCAGCACGAACGGCTCGGCGCCGGCATGATCCTCGGGGCGTCGCTGCTCACCGCTCGGGGCATCCCGGCCACCGGTGAGTACGAGCTGCGGACCACCGTGGCCCAGCTGGCGACCCAGGCGGTCGGCGCGGGTGGCTCGTTCTGTGAGCTGCAGGCGCTGAACTTCGAGGACAACGTGGTGGAGATGGGCCACGACGGTCCGGCCCACCTGGCGGTCGGCGCCCGCGACCCGCTTTTGCGGGGCCTCGGCGTTTATCACGGCAAGCGCGGCTGGGGTGTCAGCGTGGAGTTCGACGTGCGGCCCGGCCCGGTGACCCTGCTCGGGCTCGGCCAGGACCGGGACGGCTCGCTGTCGTTCATCGCCGCCGAGGGCACGGTTGTGCCCGGCCCGCTGCTGGCCATCGGCAACACGACCAGTCGTGTCGACTTCGGCCGCGACCCGGGCGAGTGGGTCGACGAGTGGAGCGCCTCGGGTGTGGGTCACCACTGGTCGTTGTCGCTGGACCACCGCGCGGCGGACTACAAGGCGGCTGCCAGTCTCCTGGGGATCGAGTTCCGGCAGGTCTGA
- a CDS encoding NmrA family NAD(P)-binding protein: MTIAVTTPTGHVGSRVVQLLVQAGVRPTVLVRDPSKLDPRVRDLVDVAPGDLTDAAYVAGATKGVHALLWVVPELFTGEDPLSEMARIGENGAAAITANGIGHTVLISSVGAEKRHGAGSIDGLARNEELLGGNLLTLRCGYYFTNLLGMLDALEAGVLTTTMPADAPMPWVDPRDVGDIAAARLLAADWTGTPVQAVHGPADLSWSGVAEILGEVLGRRLEVNVLSDDEMRGALRGAGLTDGVVEAIVGMTAGLRDNFTPEQSRSFVTTTPTSLKAWAAANLPH, from the coding sequence ATGACTATTGCTGTCACCACACCGACCGGCCATGTCGGCTCCCGCGTCGTGCAGCTCCTGGTCCAGGCCGGAGTCCGGCCGACCGTGCTGGTCCGGGACCCTTCCAAGCTCGACCCTCGGGTACGCGACCTCGTCGATGTGGCGCCGGGCGACCTGACCGACGCGGCCTACGTGGCCGGGGCGACCAAGGGTGTCCACGCGCTGCTCTGGGTCGTCCCGGAGTTGTTCACCGGTGAGGACCCGCTCTCGGAGATGGCCCGGATCGGCGAGAACGGCGCCGCGGCCATCACCGCCAACGGCATCGGGCACACCGTGCTGATCAGCAGCGTCGGCGCGGAGAAACGCCACGGCGCCGGCTCGATCGACGGGCTGGCCCGCAACGAGGAGCTGCTCGGCGGCAACCTGCTCACGCTGCGCTGCGGCTACTACTTCACCAACCTGCTCGGCATGCTCGACGCGCTCGAGGCGGGGGTGCTGACCACGACGATGCCCGCGGACGCACCCATGCCGTGGGTCGACCCGCGCGACGTCGGTGACATCGCCGCCGCCCGTCTGCTCGCGGCCGACTGGACCGGTACGCCGGTGCAGGCGGTGCACGGTCCGGCCGACCTGAGCTGGTCCGGCGTGGCCGAGATCCTGGGCGAAGTGCTCGGACGCCGGCTCGAGGTGAACGTGCTGAGCGACGACGAGATGCGCGGGGCGCTGCGCGGTGCCGGCCTGACCGACGGTGTTGTCGAGGCCATCGTCGGGATGACGGCCGGGCTGCGCGACAACTTCACACCGGAGCAGTCCCGCAGCTTCGTCACCACGACGCCCACCAGCCTGAAAGCATGGGCGGCGGCGAACCTGCCCCACTGA